One genomic window of Malaciobacter molluscorum LMG 25693 includes the following:
- a CDS encoding DNA adenine methylase — protein MVATIKTKENRLSPILKWAGGKEQELKYIHPCLPKKINNYYEPFIGGGAVYFSLNANEMFINDKSHELINLYNAISTQDDKFFNVVNEMIHNWELLQNIIINNDKDFIQKYKQFSENEIDDDKVKNWVTSFVLKHHDEFNGMFDTNFNVNIENFLKEIRKNINNKMKRMKKIELEKGKLPDNDILDNMESALKSAFYMHFRYLYNNIEKYNIEHSFAVAIFFFIRNFAYSGMFRYNKSGGFNVPYGGIGYNRKNLSKKVDYLKTEELVEHLNKTTIDNLDFEDFFKKNKPKKDDFIFLDPPYDSEFSTYAQNEFTRNDQSRLANYLINDCKANWMMVIKNTDFIYELYNKEGIYMTSFDKKYLVSFQNRNDKNVEHLLITNYKIN, from the coding sequence ATGGTAGCAACAATAAAAACAAAAGAGAATAGATTGTCTCCCATTCTAAAATGGGCGGGTGGTAAAGAACAAGAACTTAAATATATACATCCATGCTTACCTAAAAAGATAAATAATTATTATGAGCCTTTTATTGGTGGGGGAGCGGTATATTTTTCACTTAATGCTAATGAAATGTTTATTAATGACAAATCACATGAATTAATTAATTTATACAATGCTATATCTACTCAAGATGATAAATTTTTTAATGTTGTTAATGAAATGATACATAATTGGGAACTATTACAAAATATAATTATTAATAATGATAAAGATTTTATACAAAAATATAAACAGTTTTCTGAAAATGAAATTGATGATGATAAAGTTAAAAACTGGGTGACTTCATTTGTTTTAAAACATCATGATGAATTCAATGGAATGTTTGATACAAATTTTAATGTTAATATAGAAAATTTTTTGAAAGAAATAAGAAAAAATATTAATAATAAAATGAAAAGAATGAAAAAAATTGAACTTGAAAAAGGTAAACTTCCTGATAATGATATATTAGACAATATGGAAAGTGCTTTAAAAAGTGCTTTTTATATGCACTTTAGATATTTATATAATAATATTGAAAAATATAATATAGAACATAGTTTTGCAGTTGCAATATTTTTCTTTATTAGAAATTTTGCGTATAGTGGTATGTTTAGATATAACAAAAGTGGTGGTTTTAATGTTCCTTATGGTGGTATAGGCTATAACAGAAAAAACTTATCAAAAAAAGTAGATTATTTAAAAACAGAAGAATTAGTAGAGCATTTAAATAAAACTACAATTGATAATTTAGATTTTGAAGATTTTTTCAAAAAAAATAAACCAAAAAAAGATGACTTCATTTTTTTAGACCCACCATATGATAGTGAATTTAGTACTTATGCTCAAAATGAATTTACTAGAAATGACCAATCAAGGTTAGCAAACTACTTAATAAACGATTGTAAAGCTAATTGGATGATGGTTATTAAAAATACTGATTTTATTTACGAGCTATACAATAAAGAAGGAATTTATATGACTTCTTTTGATAAAAAATATTTAGTTAGTTTTCAAAATAGAAATGATAAAAATGTTGAACATTTATTAATAACAAATTATAAAATAAATTAA
- a CDS encoding DUF6471 domain-containing protein, which translates to MENIDDLPKRLIKSELQRRGLKVKDLVERLKPYGEDLTELSFNNKMSRGGFNAVFFLKCMKALGVKNLNLEI; encoded by the coding sequence TTGGAAAACATTGACGATTTACCTAAAAGACTTATTAAATCAGAACTTCAAAGAAGAGGTTTAAAAGTTAAAGATTTAGTTGAAAGATTAAAGCCTTATGGGGAAGATTTAACCGAACTATCATTTAATAATAAAATGAGTAGAGGTGGTTTTAATGCAGTGTTTTTTCTAAAATGTATGAAAGCACTTGGGGTTAAAAATCTAAATTTGGAAATATGA
- a CDS encoding IS1595 family transposase, whose protein sequence is MAQHFLLSAKARELSMVKIMMMSDMEAFEMFKNVRWSSTNGEPVCPCCGSLEKHYFLKTRFQYRCKECFHTFSVTSGTIFASHKKPLQIYLLAIVLFTNAVKSISALQLSRDLDVQYKTAWVLSHKIRESLMDYNSDEKFEGTCEMDGVYVNHYVRPKNQLDKRVDRRKVHKPNKRVIISLRQRADEKSEFVGAVKTKTFVLKSENSKEVREIAYKHIKSGSSIHTDESNAYDDLTAHYDMNRVNHQIEYSGIYGENNNQSESYNARFRRMQYGQCHKIGNLYLSNYANEIAYREDTRRMNNKAIFDDILSKCLSSLVSNEFCGYWQGNKRVAERLGA, encoded by the coding sequence ATGGCACAACATTTTCTACTATCAGCAAAAGCAAGAGAGTTATCAATGGTAAAAATTATGATGATGTCAGATATGGAAGCCTTTGAAATGTTTAAAAATGTTAGATGGAGTTCAACAAATGGTGAACCAGTTTGTCCTTGTTGTGGAAGCTTAGAAAAACATTACTTTTTAAAAACAAGATTTCAATACCGATGTAAAGAGTGTTTTCATACTTTTAGTGTAACAAGTGGAACTATCTTTGCTAGTCATAAAAAACCTTTACAAATTTACCTTTTAGCAATTGTTTTATTTACTAATGCTGTAAAAAGTATTAGTGCCTTACAGTTATCAAGAGATTTAGATGTTCAATATAAAACAGCTTGGGTTTTATCTCATAAAATTAGAGAATCTTTAATGGATTATAATAGTGATGAAAAGTTTGAGGGAACTTGTGAAATGGATGGTGTTTATGTTAATCATTATGTTAGACCTAAAAATCAATTAGATAAAAGAGTTGATAGAAGAAAAGTTCATAAACCAAATAAAAGAGTTATTATTTCTTTAAGACAAAGAGCAGATGAAAAAAGTGAATTTGTTGGAGCAGTTAAAACTAAAACTTTTGTTTTAAAATCTGAAAACTCAAAAGAAGTTAGAGAAATTGCCTATAAACATATAAAATCAGGTTCAAGTATCCATACTGATGAATCAAATGCTTATGATGATTTAACAGCTCATTATGATATGAACAGAGTTAACCATCAAATTGAATATTCAGGTATCTATGGAGAGAACAATAACCAAAGTGAATCTTATAATGCAAGATTTAGAAGAATGCAATATGGTCAATGTCATAAAATTGGAAATTTATATTTATCTAATTATGCCAATGAAATTGCATATAGAGAAGATACAAGAAGAATGAATAATAAAGCTATCTTTGATGATATTTTATCTAAATGTTTAAGTTCTTTAGTATCTAATGAGTTTTGTGGGTACTGGCAAGGAAATAAAAGAGTTGCTGAAAGATTAGGAGCTTAA
- a CDS encoding alanine:cation symporter family protein, with protein sequence MCVCYIISDLSMGLLAVINMLVIAILYKPVLKLIKGYDRQVKEGKVPVLRYNDYHEFNIDKKIWKEIVDNINDKKNEE encoded by the coding sequence TTGTGCGTTTGCTACATAATATCGGATTTATCAATGGGATTATTAGCTGTTATTAATATGCTTGTAATTGCAATATTATATAAACCTGTATTAAAACTTATCAAAGGTTATGATAGACAAGTAAAAGAGGGTAAAGTTCCAGTATTAAGATACAATGATTATCATGAGTTTAATATTGATAAAAAAATCTGGAAAGAAATCGTTGATAATATTAACGATAAAAAAAATGAAGAGTAA
- a CDS encoding sensor histidine kinase — MFTKEGIPFFTIIMPFLFVIFISFFSTSYYLKLSDENFYEDLNQYKEIYKNQNKTKQEIKRITNDLINKHKNRQKRFKNFMMLLTQIVVITIAIFSFLMVSIINDLVKKYKMQVLNKEQKLEKLNSTLAQKVNFGIEEAKRKDKTILEQSRLARMGTMLSMIAHQWRQPLTQLSVILMELEVATRLKKVNDKHILDSVEKSDKMIEFMSNTIDDFRNFYKPNKKKEHFYVMDACNKAINLINATLKHNSTKLNIENKNDKLIYGYASEYSQVILNLLSNASDILIERKIKNAKIDLIIESTNDSSIVTIKDNAGGIKEDNLDLVFDPYYTTKDSSKGTGLGLYISKLIIEKNMHGHLEVSNSSEGAVFKISIMDEKNG; from the coding sequence ATGTTTACAAAAGAAGGAATACCTTTTTTTACAATTATTATGCCTTTTTTATTTGTAATTTTTATCTCTTTTTTTTCAACTTCATATTATTTAAAATTATCTGATGAGAATTTTTATGAAGATTTAAACCAGTATAAAGAAATATATAAAAATCAAAATAAAACAAAACAAGAGATAAAAAGAATAACAAATGATTTAATAAATAAGCATAAAAATAGACAAAAAAGATTTAAAAATTTTATGATGTTATTAACTCAAATAGTAGTAATAACAATTGCTATTTTTTCTTTTTTAATGGTTTCTATTATAAATGATTTAGTAAAAAAATATAAAATGCAAGTTTTAAATAAAGAGCAAAAGTTAGAAAAATTAAACTCAACATTAGCACAAAAAGTAAACTTTGGTATAGAAGAAGCAAAAAGAAAAGATAAAACTATTTTAGAACAGTCAAGACTTGCAAGAATGGGAACTATGCTTAGTATGATTGCTCATCAATGGAGACAACCATTAACTCAATTATCTGTGATTTTAATGGAATTAGAAGTTGCAACGAGATTAAAAAAAGTAAATGATAAACACATTTTAGACTCTGTTGAAAAAAGTGATAAAATGATAGAGTTTATGTCAAATACAATAGATGATTTTAGGAATTTTTATAAACCAAATAAGAAGAAAGAGCATTTTTATGTAATGGATGCTTGTAATAAAGCTATAAATCTAATAAATGCAACATTAAAACATAATTCAACAAAATTAAATATTGAAAATAAAAATGATAAATTAATTTATGGTTATGCAAGTGAGTATTCTCAAGTAATTTTAAATCTTTTATCAAATGCAAGTGATATTTTAATTGAAAGAAAGATTAAAAATGCAAAAATTGATTTGATAATTGAAAGTACAAATGATAGTAGTATTGTAACTATAAAAGATAATGCAGGTGGAATAAAAGAAGATAATTTGGATTTAGTTTTTGATCCATATTATACTACAAAAGATTCTTCCAAAGGTACAGGTTTGGGGTTATACATTTCTAAACTTATTATAGAAAAAAATATGCATGGACATTTAGAAGTTTCAAATAGTAGTGAAGGTGCTGTTTTTAAAATTTCAATAATGGATGAAAAAAATGGATGA
- a CDS encoding response regulator transcription factor: MDDRLFKELKHIPILCVEDEDGIRENIVQTLEYYFDEVFEAQDGNEAFELYEYYKPKIVLTDIQMKNCDGVELIRKIRQIDKDITIFVLTAYSTEEYLLDLINLNINHFIIKPLNLKKLNEALLKYLDKDLKPIELCKGLVLDIEKREVIYNSNEIISLRKREKDFLQLLVKRKNSIVTYDQIEQELWLEKEMTTHALKSFIKDLRSKLPINIIKNIPQEGYTLIKEGC, encoded by the coding sequence ATGGATGATAGGTTATTTAAAGAGTTAAAACATATTCCAATTTTGTGTGTTGAAGATGAAGATGGAATTAGAGAAAATATAGTTCAAACATTAGAATACTATTTTGACGAGGTGTTTGAAGCCCAAGATGGAAATGAAGCTTTTGAATTATACGAATATTATAAACCTAAAATTGTATTAACTGATATTCAGATGAAAAATTGTGATGGTGTTGAATTAATAAGAAAAATAAGACAAATTGATAAAGATATTACTATATTTGTTCTTACTGCTTATTCTACTGAAGAGTATCTTCTTGATTTAATAAATTTAAATATTAATCATTTTATTATAAAACCTTTGAATCTAAAAAAATTAAATGAAGCATTATTAAAATATCTTGATAAAGATTTAAAACCAATTGAGTTATGTAAAGGTTTGGTTTTAGATATAGAAAAAAGAGAAGTTATTTACAACAGCAATGAAATAATTAGTTTAAGAAAAAGAGAAAAAGATTTCTTACAACTTTTAGTAAAAAGAAAAAATTCAATTGTTACATATGATCAAATAGAACAAGAGCTTTGGTTGGAAAAAGAGATGACAACACATGCTTTAAAATCTTTTATAAAAGATTTACGTTCAAAGCTTCCAATAAATATAATAAAAAATATTCCACAAGAAGGATATACATTGATAAAAGAAGGGTGTTGA
- the aspA gene encoding aspartate ammonia-lyase, with translation MAKEFRIEHDFLGEKQIDENCYYGIQTLRAKENFDITKTTLSLFPNFIKSLAKVKKACALTNFELGDLTLEQKDAIVQACNEIIDGKFHDQFIVDPIQGGAGTSTNMNANEVIANRALEILGHPRSTYDIIHPNNHINMSQSTNDVYPTAIKLTLYELIYKLKDSLRFLRDSFHDKSVEFKDVLKMGRTQLQDAVPMTLGQELKTFAVMIDEDIFRLREAQALLKEVNLGATAIGTGINTKKEYQKKVINHLRDVTGVDYESAGDLIEATQDTGVFVHISGILKRVAIKVSKICNDLRLLSSGPRAGFNEINLPKMQPGSSIMPGKVNPVIPEVVNQVAFEVIGADSTISIACEGGQLQLNVFEPLVAYKLMNSINMMRRAFYSLGEKCVKGITANEDVCMEYILNSVTLVTCLNPILGYEKSSAIAKEALATNKRVYDLLLEKELFTKEELDELLHPKNMVNNYERKDS, from the coding sequence ATGGCAAAAGAATTTAGAATTGAACATGATTTTCTAGGTGAAAAACAAATAGATGAGAATTGTTATTATGGAATTCAAACTTTAAGAGCAAAAGAGAATTTTGATATAACAAAAACAACTCTATCTTTATTTCCAAATTTTATTAAATCACTTGCAAAAGTTAAGAAAGCTTGCGCACTTACTAACTTTGAATTAGGTGATTTAACATTAGAACAAAAAGATGCAATAGTACAAGCTTGTAATGAGATTATTGATGGGAAATTTCATGATCAGTTTATTGTTGATCCAATTCAAGGTGGAGCTGGAACTTCAACAAATATGAATGCAAATGAAGTTATTGCAAATAGAGCTTTAGAAATTTTAGGTCATCCAAGAAGTACATATGATATTATTCATCCAAATAATCATATCAATATGAGTCAATCTACAAATGATGTTTATCCAACAGCAATAAAATTAACTTTATATGAATTAATCTATAAATTAAAAGACTCACTTAGATTTTTAAGAGATTCTTTTCATGATAAATCTGTAGAGTTTAAAGATGTTTTAAAAATGGGAAGAACTCAACTTCAAGATGCAGTACCTATGACACTAGGACAAGAGTTAAAAACATTTGCAGTTATGATTGATGAAGATATTTTTAGATTAAGAGAAGCACAAGCACTTTTAAAAGAAGTAAACTTAGGTGCAACTGCAATTGGAACAGGAATAAATACAAAAAAAGAGTATCAAAAGAAAGTTATAAATCATTTAAGAGATGTAACAGGAGTTGATTATGAAAGTGCTGGAGATTTGATAGAAGCGACGCAAGATACTGGAGTTTTTGTGCATATTTCTGGTATACTAAAAAGAGTTGCAATTAAAGTTTCTAAAATTTGTAATGACTTAAGATTATTAAGTTCTGGTCCTAGAGCTGGATTTAATGAAATCAATTTGCCTAAAATGCAACCAGGAAGTTCAATTATGCCAGGAAAAGTAAATCCTGTAATTCCTGAAGTTGTAAATCAAGTAGCTTTTGAAGTAATTGGAGCAGATTCAACTATTTCAATTGCTTGTGAAGGTGGACAACTTCAACTTAATGTTTTTGAACCATTAGTTGCTTATAAATTAATGAACTCAATAAATATGATGAGAAGAGCATTTTATTCACTTGGTGAAAAATGTGTTAAAGGTATTACTGCAAATGAAGATGTTTGTATGGAATACATCTTAAATTCTGTAACACTTGTAACTTGTTTAAATCCTATTTTAGGTTATGAAAAAAGTTCAGCAATTGCAAAAGAAGCATTAGCAACAAATAAAAGAGTTTATGATCTTCTTTTAGAAAAAGAACTATTTACAAAAGAAGAGTTAGACGAATTATTACATCCAAAAAATATGGTAAATAATTATGAAAGAAAGGACAGTTAA
- a CDS encoding asparaginase domain-containing protein, which translates to MKVTIINTGGTFNKRYNPIKGQLEVPSDNIALDKIVASCHNVDFEIINIISKDSLDMTDEDRQIICDAVKYSKNENIIIIHGTDTVHLTSALIKKQNIAKKIVFTGAMVPMSIDTVEATMNFSQALGFLSANVENGTYTSMHGVVVDSSKLVKNREIGQFLIQN; encoded by the coding sequence ATGAAAGTAACTATTATCAATACTGGTGGAACTTTTAATAAAAGATATAATCCAATTAAAGGTCAGCTTGAAGTACCATCTGATAATATAGCTTTGGATAAGATTGTAGCATCATGCCACAATGTAGATTTTGAAATAATAAATATAATATCAAAAGATAGTTTGGATATGACAGATGAAGATAGACAAATTATTTGTGATGCTGTTAAATATTCAAAAAATGAAAATATCATTATAATTCATGGAACAGATACTGTTCATCTGACAAGTGCATTAATAAAAAAACAAAATATAGCTAAAAAAATTGTATTTACAGGAGCTATGGTTCCAATGAGTATAGATACAGTTGAAGCTACTATGAATTTTTCTCAAGCATTAGGATTTTTAAGTGCAAATGTAGAAAATGGTACTTATACTTCAATGCATGGAGTTGTAGTTGACTCTTCTAAACTTGTAAAAAATAGAGAAATAGGACAATTCTTAATCCAAAACTAA
- a CDS encoding manganese-dependent inorganic pyrophosphatase, with protein MAIYTCGHTTPDSDSICSAISLAYLLNKIGKDAIPARQGPVSPETQFILDKFGFEAPELKTEFAGCELFITDYSDRGQAPKDLDAATVVGIVDHHKLGDITTSTPLECWIRPVGCTNTIVKEMYDFHGVEIPANIAGIMMCAILSDTVIFKSPTCTETDIKAVRELAAIAGIEDFGAVGMEMFKVKSAVEGVPVRDLILRDYKPFDMHGSAVGIGQLEVIDLAIFDDVKDELQADLDKLREENNLHTACLLLTDIMKEGSEVLVSSIDSSVFEKAFDVKLENNKVWLDGCLSRKKQIIPFLEPAFA; from the coding sequence ATGGCAATTTATACATGTGGACATACTACTCCTGATTCAGATTCAATCTGTTCAGCGATTTCTTTAGCATATTTATTAAATAAAATAGGAAAAGATGCTATTCCTGCAAGACAAGGACCAGTTAGCCCTGAGACTCAATTTATCTTAGATAAATTTGGTTTTGAAGCACCTGAACTTAAAACTGAATTTGCTGGATGTGAACTATTTATCACTGATTATTCAGATAGAGGGCAAGCTCCAAAAGATTTAGATGCAGCAACTGTTGTTGGTATTGTTGATCATCATAAATTAGGTGATATTACAACTTCTACACCTTTAGAGTGTTGGATTAGACCTGTTGGATGTACAAATACAATTGTAAAAGAGATGTATGATTTTCATGGTGTTGAAATTCCTGCAAATATTGCTGGCATTATGATGTGTGCTATTTTAAGTGATACAGTAATCTTCAAATCACCAACATGTACAGAAACTGATATTAAAGCAGTAAGAGAGTTAGCTGCTATTGCTGGTATAGAAGATTTTGGTGCAGTAGGAATGGAAATGTTTAAAGTTAAATCAGCAGTTGAAGGTGTTCCTGTTAGAGATTTAATTTTAAGAGATTATAAACCATTTGACATGCATGGAAGTGCAGTTGGTATTGGTCAATTAGAGGTTATTGATTTAGCTATATTTGATGATGTAAAAGATGAATTACAAGCTGATTTAGATAAATTAAGAGAAGAAAATAATTTACATACTGCTTGTTTATTGCTTACAGATATTATGAAAGAAGGTTCTGAAGTATTAGTTTCTTCAATTGATTCATCTGTATTTGAAAAAGCATTTGATGTAAAACTTGAAAACAATAAAGTTTGGTTAGATGGTTGCTTATCAAGAAAAAAACAAATTATTCCTTTCTTAGAACCTGCATTTGCATAG
- a CDS encoding sulfite exporter TauE/SafE family protein, with the protein MEIFTDITLSWVIFLVVAGFVAGYIDSIAGGGGMIQIPALLFMGISPVHVLASNKIASFFGVLMATIKYATSKKISWYIVFVAILPCLVFSYIGSSLVMFLSDETIKWAILIAIPIALAFLLKKSKKIKKDKEEVTKKRIILSTAPIGFYDGLLGPGTGTYLTISMKKFLSLDYLTATASTKPLNFATNVGAAIAFIFAGKVLWAVALPMGLANIAGSYAGSHFAIKGGEEFIKKVLIFVLIFMLVGNIIKIFVS; encoded by the coding sequence ATGGAAATTTTTACTGATATTACTCTATCTTGGGTAATTTTCCTAGTTGTAGCTGGTTTTGTAGCTGGTTATATCGACTCTATTGCTGGAGGTGGAGGAATGATTCAAATTCCAGCACTTCTTTTTATGGGCATATCTCCTGTTCATGTTTTAGCTTCAAATAAAATTGCTAGTTTTTTTGGTGTATTGATGGCCACAATAAAGTATGCTACAAGTAAAAAAATATCTTGGTATATTGTCTTTGTAGCGATTCTTCCTTGTCTTGTGTTTTCTTATATTGGAAGTTCATTGGTTATGTTTTTATCTGATGAAACTATTAAATGGGCTATATTAATAGCTATTCCTATTGCACTTGCTTTTTTACTAAAAAAAAGTAAAAAAATAAAAAAAGATAAAGAAGAGGTAACTAAAAAAAGAATTATTCTTTCAACTGCCCCAATTGGGTTTTATGATGGATTGCTTGGACCTGGAACTGGAACATATTTGACAATCTCTATGAAAAAGTTTTTGAGTTTAGATTATTTGACTGCAACTGCATCAACTAAACCTTTAAATTTTGCTACAAATGTTGGTGCTGCCATTGCTTTTATTTTTGCAGGCAAAGTTCTTTGGGCTGTTGCTTTACCAATGGGATTGGCAAATATTGCTGGCTCTTACGCTGGAAGTCACTTTGCTATAAAAGGTGGAGAAGAGTTTATAAAAAAAGTGCTTATTTTTGTACTTATTTTTATGTTAGTTGGGAATATTATTAAAATATTTGTATCATAA
- a CDS encoding helix-turn-helix domain-containing protein, which translates to MNDIKIFKNDKLPFIELRYIKNIKECEKLHSHNEITITSIKENSININLKDKSIFLEPNQFLIINRLITHSATLETDAKHGYVLYLDNLYLNNIGFFFNDDYFYIKNNHHFIKLCEVILDKNISIIQKEEFFLEFCMKFFNYKNTKKFVVSNLAYKIKNYLDKNFLEDIVLEDISKEFDITVVHLIRVFKKQFGLAIHSYIINKKVHKAKELLNSNLPIIEVALQSGFFDQSHLNRSFKRVFQITPKQFQKNILS; encoded by the coding sequence ATGAATGACATTAAAATTTTTAAAAATGACAAATTACCTTTTATAGAATTAAGATATATAAAAAATATTAAAGAGTGTGAGAAATTGCACTCTCATAATGAAATAACAATTACTTCAATAAAAGAAAATAGTATAAATATTAATTTAAAAGATAAATCTATTTTTTTAGAACCTAATCAATTTTTAATAATAAATAGATTAATAACTCATAGTGCAACTTTAGAAACTGATGCTAAACATGGATACGTTTTGTATTTGGATAATTTATATTTAAATAATATAGGATTTTTTTTTAATGATGATTATTTTTATATTAAAAATAATCATCATTTTATAAAATTATGTGAAGTTATTTTGGATAAAAATATATCTATTATTCAAAAAGAGGAATTTTTTTTAGAATTTTGTATGAAGTTTTTTAATTATAAAAATACAAAAAAGTTTGTTGTTTCTAATTTAGCTTATAAAATAAAAAACTATCTTGATAAAAACTTTTTGGAAGATATTGTTTTAGAAGATATCTCAAAAGAGTTTGATATAACTGTTGTACATCTAATAAGAGTCTTTAAAAAGCAGTTTGGTTTAGCCATTCACTCATACATAATCAATAAAAAAGTCCATAAAGCAAAAGAACTTTTAAACTCAAATTTACCCATTATAGAAGTGGCTTTACAAAGTGGTTTTTTTGATCAAAGCCATTTAAATAGAAGTTTTAAAAGAGTATTTCAAATAACACCAAAACAATTCCAAAAAAATATACTTTCATAA
- a CDS encoding 2-isopropylmalate synthase, which translates to MTYKKYRQYPIVKDFVRTWPNNQITKAPIYGSVDLRDGNQALVNPLNIEQKLEYFNTLVKMGFKQIEVSYPSASDTDFNFTRKLIEENLIPDDVAIQVLIPAKKEWIKRSVEAMRGVKNGIFHLYNPTNEFQRRVVFQKSDEEIISMAVESMKYLRELTKDFEGNVTYDYSPESFSQTNLEFAVKICNKVIEVVKPTVQNKIIINLPNTLEACTANIYADRIEWMCNNLNNREALIISVHPHNDRGTSVASAELAVLAGANRIEGTLFGNGERAGNLDLVNFAFNLHSKGIDSKLDLSIIDEVKKMYENLTKLNINTRHPYVGNMIFTAFSGGHQDAIKKGIDFYRKNSCQEWNVPYLPIDPKDIKRGYEDVIRVNSQSGKGGVAFIISEFFGDDLDKQQAKEFGLLVKNESDKVQRELSKEEVIRLYKGYKKR; encoded by the coding sequence ATGACATATAAAAAATATAGACAATATCCTATTGTCAAAGATTTCGTACGTACTTGGCCAAATAATCAAATCACAAAAGCACCTATTTATGGAAGTGTTGATTTAAGAGATGGAAACCAAGCTTTGGTAAATCCTTTAAATATTGAGCAAAAGTTAGAGTATTTTAATACTTTAGTAAAAATGGGATTTAAACAAATAGAAGTAAGTTATCCAAGTGCTAGTGATACTGATTTTAATTTTACAAGAAAATTAATTGAAGAGAATTTAATACCTGATGATGTTGCTATTCAAGTATTGATTCCAGCAAAAAAAGAGTGGATAAAAAGAAGTGTTGAAGCTATGAGGGGAGTAAAAAATGGAATATTTCATCTATACAATCCCACAAATGAGTTTCAAAGAAGAGTAGTTTTTCAAAAAAGTGATGAAGAGATAATCTCTATGGCAGTTGAGTCTATGAAATACTTAAGGGAACTTACAAAAGATTTTGAGGGAAATGTTACATATGATTATTCCCCAGAGAGTTTTTCTCAAACTAATTTAGAGTTTGCTGTAAAAATATGTAATAAAGTAATCGAAGTAGTAAAACCAACAGTACAAAACAAGATTATAATAAACTTGCCAAATACCCTAGAAGCATGCACTGCAAATATTTATGCAGATAGAATAGAGTGGATGTGTAATAATTTAAATAATAGAGAAGCACTTATAATAAGTGTACATCCACACAATGATAGGGGAACTTCAGTAGCTTCAGCAGAACTTGCAGTTTTAGCAGGAGCAAATAGAATAGAGGGAACATTGTTTGGAAATGGGGAGAGAGCAGGGAACTTGGATTTAGTAAATTTTGCATTTAATTTACACTCAAAAGGTATTGATTCTAAGCTTGATTTATCAATCATAGATGAAGTAAAAAAGATGTATGAAAATTTAACAAAATTAAATATAAATACAAGACATCCATATGTAGGAAATATGATATTCACAGCTTTTAGCGGAGGCCATCAAGATGCTATCAAAAAAGGAATAGACTTTTATAGAAAAAACTCTTGCCAAGAATGGAATGTCCCATACTTGCCAATCGATCCAAAAGATATAAAAAGAGGATATGAAGATGTTATTAGAGTAAATTCCCAATCAGGAAAAGGTGGAGTTGCTTTTATTATAAGTGAATTTTTTGGAGACGATTTGGATAAACAACAAGCCAAAGAGTTTGGACTTTTAGTGAAAAATGAAAGTGACAAAGTTCAAAGAGAGTTGAGTAAAGAGGAGGTTATTAGGCTTTATAAGGGGTATAAAAAAAGATAA